The window ACACGCCGGCGCGGCACGACTCGGCCTGTCACTTCGCCGAGGAGAAGCAGGTCGTGCCGACGGAAGGTCTCCTCCGGACGCCGGAGCCCGCGGACGCGCCGCCGTCCCTGGACAAGGGCGACCAGGGGGACGCGGGAACGGCTGCCTCCGCAGCCCCCCAGGAGCCGGGGGAGCCCGGGGGGTCCGCGGAGCCCGGAGCGCCCGGGGAGCCCGGTCCCCGGGATGAGCGGGAGCGGTGAAAGGCCCTCACCTGCGTTAACACACAGGCAACTTGACCGTCGCCGCTCCGATATACGGACGCTCCACCATGGACGACGTACGGCCGTGCGGGTGCCGTGAACCGGCCGGGGCGCCCCTCGTGGCGTCCCGGCCGGTTACCCGTGTCCGCCCCGCCCCACAGGCCCCCTTGTCCGCCCGCGGACGGCGGAGGAGTATCGCGGGGTGATACTCACGCGGGGAGCCAGAATCACCGGGGCCGTGCTGCTGGCCGTGCTCGCGGCCGTGGTCGGCGGCTGGATCGTGCGGGACCTCCGGGTCGTGGGGGAGCCGCTGGACCTGCTGCGGTACTGGGCGGGTTACACCGACGCGCGGCCGGAGGGGCTGCCCGCCACCCTGCAGGCCGATCCGGTGCTGTTCCTCGTCTACGTCGTCGCGCTGATCGCCGCGCTGCGCTCGTCCGTGGCGGCCACCACCCTCGTCACCACCGGCATCGTCACCTTCGTACTCCGCCTCCCCGGTGTCTGGATCATCGGCGCATCCTGGATGGACCAGCGGTACGGCGACGAACTGCGCACCCGCGCCCTCATCGGGACCTTCGTCGCCCTCGCCGCGGGCCTCGCGCTGATCGTCACCGGTGCGGCCGGCCGCAGGCAGCCCGCGGACGCCTGCGAACCGCTGCCCACCGGGCCGGGCCAGGGCGCCGGCGTGACCGCGTTCCTGGCGCTCGGCATCTCGGGGGCGGTCCTGATCGCCTGGGAGGTGCGCCAGTTCGTCACGCTGCCCTCCGCGCTCTATCCCGACTGGTTCATCGGCGGGCGCGTCATCCGGACCGGGCTGACCGCCGCCCCGCCCGGCTGGAGCAGCGTGGTGCTCGCGGTGCTGTGCCTCGTGGTGGCGTGGACCGCGCTCTTCCGTGCCGTCCACGCCCGGCCCCTGGGCATGATCCTCGGGGCGTTCCTCCTGGTGTCGGGTGCCACCGGGACCGCCCGGGCCTTCCACCACGGAATGACGGACCGTTTCGGCGACCTCGGGGCCGAGCAGCAGCTCATCGTGCTCACCTCGGTCCTGCTGCTCCTCACCGGGGCGGCGGCCCTGCTGGTCCTCGTGCGCCGGGGCCCACAGGACGCCGACGGCCGGAACCAGGGCTACGGCGGCTACGGCCACCCGCCCGCCGGAACACCCGGGTACGGCTATCCGCGGGGCGGGGCTCCCGGTTACGGCTATCCGCAGGGAGGGACGCCCGGATACGGCTACCCGCAGGGAGGGACGCCCGGGTACGGCTACCCGCCGGGCGGCGGTGGCGCGAACCCGCCGCCGCCCGCGTCGCCGCCGCCGGCCTGGTGAAGTGCCCCCGGCGACAGCCCCCTACGCCCGGGGCAGCCCCAGCGAACGCCTGAGGAAGTCCACCTGGAGCAGAAGCAGGTTCTCGGCCACCTGTTCCTGCGGCGTCATGTGCGTCACCCCGCTCAGCGGCAGCACCTCGTGCGGACGGCCTGCCGAGAGCAGTGCGGAGGAGAGCCGCAGGGCGTGGGCGACCACCACGTTGTCGTCCGCGAGCCCGTGCACGATCATCATCGGCCGTGCGGGGCCGGCCGGCTCGGAGAGCCCCTCGTCGGTCACCAGCGAACTGCGGGCGTAGACCTCCGGCTGCGCCGCCGGGTCGCCGAGGCAGCGCTCGGTGTAGTGCGTGTCGTACAGCCGCCAGTCCGCCACCGGGGCCCCGACGACGGCCGCGTGGAACACGTCCGGGCGGCGCAGGACCGCGAGCGCGGAGAGGTAGCCGCCGAACGACCAGCCGCGCACGGCGACCTTCGAGAGGTCCAGCGGGAACCGCTCCGCCAGCGCGTGCAGCGCCTCGACCTGGTCGTCGAGGGTGAGGGTGAAGTCGTCCCTGACGGCCTTCTCCCAGCCGGGCGAACGTCCCGGCGCGCCCCGGCCGTCCGCGACGACCACGGCGAATCCCTGGTCGGCGAACCACTGGGACGTGAGGTGCGGGTTGTGGGCGGCGACGACCCGCCGCCCGTGAGGGCCGCCGTACGGATCCATCAGCACCGGAAGCGGACCGTCGGAATCCGTGTAGCCGGAGGGGAGCAGCACGGCGCACGGGATACGTCGTGCGCCCCCCTCCGTCAGGTGCACCCGGGCCGAGAGGACCGGCTCCTGGGCGAGGTTCGCGACGGTGGCGATCCGCCTGCCGTCCCCCAGTACCCGTACCGCCGTACCGGGGTGCTCCAGCGAGGCGGACACCAGCACCGTGATCCTGCCCGAGCGCACCGCGGAGTGCACCCCGGCGCCCTCGCTGACCCGCTCGACGCCCAGCTCGTTGACCCGGTACACGTGGCTCTGCCCGGTCTCCGGGTCCGCAGCGCCCTCCCCGGCCGTCGCCTGCACCAGGATGTCCGACTCCCCGATGTCCAGCACCGCCTGGATGTGCAGCCGGTCCCCGGTCAGCAGTCTGTCGCCGACCGCGAGCACCCGGGCGCCGGCCTCGTCGGCGATCCTCACCAGGCGCCCGTCCGGGGCCCAGGCGGGCACCCCGGCGAAAAGATCAAGCCAGATGTCGTCCTCGTCGACGTGCACCGTGCGCGTGGCGCCGCTCTCCGGGTCGACGGCGAGATGGAGCTGGCTGCGCTGGTCGCGCGCCTGCACGAGGAGCAGCGGCGCCCCGTTCGACGACCAGTGCACGCGGGCCAGGTAGGGGAAGCGCGAGCGGTCCCACACGACCTCCGTACGGTTCCCCTCAAGGTCCGTCACGAACAGCGTCACCTCCGCGTTGGCCGTCCCGGCCGCCGGATAACCCACCTCGGCGGGCCTGCTGCCGGGGTGCGCCGGATCGGCGATCCACCACCGCTGGACGGCGCTGTCGTCGACCCGGGCGACCAGCAGGCGGTCCGAGTCCGGCGACCACCAGAAACCCCGGTAGCGGCTCATCTCCTCGGCCGCGACGAACTCCGCGAGACCGTACGAGGTGTGCGCGTCCTCCGGCTCGGCGAGCACGCGGTCGCTCTCGCCCTGTGCGCCGACCACGCGCAACGCGCCCCGGACCACGTAGGCGACGTGCCGGCCGTCGGGGGAGGGCCGCGGGTCGATCACCGGGCCCGGTACCGGCAGGGCGCGCGCGGTGCCCGCCCTCAACTCCGCGACGTACGCCCTCCCGGAGAGCGTGAAGGCGGCCAACTCCGCCGCGTCGTCGACGGCGTAGCCCACGATGCCGGCCGAGCCCTCCCTGGTCCGCTCGCGGCGTGCCCGCTCCTGCGGCGACAGCTTCTCCGCCGAACCGCCGAGCAGGGCGGAGGGGTCGGCGGCGACCCGCTCCTCACCCGTCCCCGTGTCCAGCACCATGAGCCGGTTCGCACGGTCGGTGCCGGAGGCCGACCTGAGGAACATCACCCGCGTCCCATCCGGTGAGACGGTGAACGCCCGCGGTGCGCCGAGAGTGAACCTCTGGGTCCGGGCGTGCTGGCGGGGAAAAGACAGCTTCTGCGAGGTCATGGCCCCGAACCTAGCCCTCGGGGGGCGGTCCGTGCGCCCCTCGTGCTGCTGTGCCCCGATCAATGCGTCGGCACGGATAGTTATGATCCGTAGCGCTCGGTGGGTATGAACCTGCTGGCTCCATGTGTGCTGCCCGTCCCGACCGTACTGATGGAGGTGAACCGCCGTGGCACTCTCGATTTCGGCGGTGGTGCTGCTGGCGATCGTCGTCTTCCTGCTGATCCGGAAATCCGGACTCAAGGGCGGACACGCGGTGGTCTGCATGTTGCTCGGGTTCTACCTGGCGAGCTCGTCGATCGCACCGACCATCTCGGAGGTGACGTCGAACGTGGCAGGGATGATCGGGGGCATCAAGTTCTGACCGGTGCGCGGTGCGCCCCGGAACCCGTGGGGTGTGCGGCCCGGGGGGCCGGCGGCTCGTAGGGTGGTCCCATGAAGGACCTTCCCCGCCGCCGTCTGCTCCTGGTGCACGCGCACCCCGACGACGAGTCGATCAACAACGGCGCCACCATGGCCAGGTACGCCGCCGAGGGCGCCCACGTCGCCCTGGTGACCTGCACCCTCGGCGAGGAGGGCGAGGTCATCCCGCCGGACCTCGCGCACCTGGCCTCGGACCGTGACGGCGGCCTGGGCGCCCACCGCACCGGCGAACTCGCCGCCGCGATGCGGGAGCTCGGCGTCACCGACCACCGCTTCCTGGGCGGCCCCGGCCGGTACCGCGACTCCGGGATGATGGGCACCGAGCAGAACCACCGGCCCGGCGCCTTCTGGGCCGCAGACCCCGACGAGGCGGCCGGCCCCCTCGTCGGAGTGATCCGCACCCTGCGCCCCCAGGTCCTCGTCACGTACGACCCCGACGGCGGCTACGGCCACCCCGACCACGTCCAGGCGCACCGCGTCGCGATGCGGGCGGCCGAGCTGGCCGCCGATCCCGGGTACGACGCCGGTTCCGGCGCCCCGCACACCATCGCCAAGATCTACTGGAACAGGGTGCCGCGGGGGGTGGCCGAGGAACTGTTCGCCCGGCTGCGCGAGACGCGGCCGGACGCCTTCCCGGGGATCGCCGCGATCGACGACGTACCCGGTGTCGTGGACGACGCGGAGATCACGACGGAGATCGACGGCTCGGCGTACGCCGCGGCGAAGACCGCGGCCATGCGGGCGCACGCCACGCAGATCGCCGTGGACGGACCGTTCTTCGCGCTGTCGAACGACCTCGGGCAGCCCCTCTTCACGACCGAGTACTACCAGTTGGTGCGGGGAGTGCCGGGCGGAGCCGACGGTGGCAGGGAGCACGACCTCTTCGCGGGCGTGCCGGACGACGCGGCCCACGCACCGGGAGCACGGTCATGAGCAGCCGGCAGAGGCCGCGCGCCTCGTCCGAGTCGCCGCGCACCAACGCCCCGCCGAGGAGCCCGGCGCCCACCGGTATGGCCGCGCCGCCGAACCCGGCGCGGATCCCCGTGTACGTGGGCCTGGTGGTCCTGGGCGCCGCCGTCGGACTCGCGGGCACGCTCGTCCAGGCGGCCCTGTTCCCGGGCGGGTTGCTGCTCGCCCTCGCCGCCTCGGCCGGACTGTTCTACGGCGGCCGGGTGCTGACCGGGACACAGCTCGGCGCCCTGGTGCCTGCGGTGGGCTGGTTCGTCTGCGTCGTCCTGCTGCTGGGCGGGCGCCCCGAAGGCGACTACGTCTTCGGCGAGGAGATCGGCCTGGCGCTCTTCCTGCTCGGCGGAATGGCGGTCGCTGTGATGTGTGCCACGATGTCGCGGCTCCCATTTCAGGCCAACGACACCGGCCGACCTGGCACATGATGTGGTATGTCCGCCTCCGGATTGCTCCCCCGCCGGGTGATGGGTGCATCCTTGATTCCCCCGCGCGCGGAGAGTCTTACGGTGGCGGCCAGTATGGTGGTGCGCGCGCCGAGCCGTCCCCTGGCCTGCGACATGGGGGAAGTACGGGCGGCGGAGCCAATCGGGAGAACCTGCTTTGAGTCGTGAAACTGACAGTTCGTCCTCCGGCCCCCAGGGGCGCGGCGGAGCCGCGTACCCGTCGGGTACGCCGCCGTACGGATCACGCCAGTATCCGTCGCTGCACCCGTCACAGGACGGGCCGGACGGCACTCCGGAGCCTGCGGATCCGCCTCAGCCCGAGGAGCCCAGAACAGAGACGACGCTGACGACGCGCATCCGGATCAACATCCCCGGCTCGCGTCCGATCCCGCCTGTCGTGATGCGTACGCCGATGAGCGAGACGGACGCCTCCGGCGGACGTCCGGCCGGCGAGCGGACCGGCAGCACGCCCAAGCCCGGCGCCTCCGCGCCGTCCCCCGGCACGTCGGTGCCCGGTGCCGCGGCCGGTGACGGCGCCCCGGCCGCCGAGGCCCCCGCCGAGAAGCCGGCGCGGGAGAAGAGCGGCAGCGACTGGTTCGCACCGCGCAAGGCTCCGGCCCCGCCCCAGGGTTCCGCGCCGGCCACGCAACCGGGACCGCCCGGAGCGGGCTCCACGGGCCCCGCCTCCGGGGATCCCTCGGGCGCGGGCCGGGGCCCCGGCCCCGCGCCGACGCCGCCCCGCGTGGACTCGCCGTACTTCTCGGACGGTCCACAGCAGCCGGGCGCACGGCAGGGCGGCAGCGGCCTCGACGGGATCGGCGCGGGCGGTCCCGGCGGCCCGCTGACCACGCCCGGCCCCGGTGCACGGCAGCCGGGCGGCCCCGGCCCGTCCGGTCCCACCACCGGCCCGGTCACGGGGAGTTCCTCCCTGACGCCGAACCTCGACAACTTCCCGGGCGGTCCGGCGGGCCCGGGCGGCCCGTCCGGCGGCCGTCCCGGCGGTCCCGGTGGTCCCGGCGGTCCCGGGGGTCCCGGTGCGGTGCCGCCGCGGATGTCCGACGACACCGCGATCCTCACCCCCCAGACCCCGGTGCCCGGCCTCGGCCAGGTCCCCGGCGGCAACGTGTCGGGTGACACGCTCACCAGCGGGATCCCCGTCATCCCGTCGGGGTCCCGCCCTGCCTTCCCCGGCGGTCCCGGTGCGGTCCGGCCGTCCGACGGCCAGGGCCGCGGACCGGCGGACCCGGGCGCCCACGTGCCCGCGCCCCGGCCCGCCCCGAAGCCCGCGCCGCCCGCGAAGAAGGGCCGCTCCAAGCCGGTCCTCCTCGGTGCGGCCGTCGTCGTGCTGCTCGGCGTGGCCTACGGTGCCGGGCTGCTGATGAACCACTCCGAGGTGCCCAAGGGCACCACGGTGCTCGGCGTCGACATCGGCGGCGGCACCAAGGAGGAGGCGGTCACCAAGCTCGACGCCGCCTTCGGCAAGCGCGCCCAGGCGCCTCTCAGGCTGTCCGTGGACGGCAAGGAGGAGGAGCTCGCCCCGGACAAGGCCGGTCTCACCCTGGACAGCCAGGAGACCGTCCGCGGCGCCGCGGGCAGCGACTACAACCCGGTCTCCGTGATCGGCTCCCTGTTCGGCGGGGCACGCCCCGCCGACCCGGTGATCCCGGTCGACGAGGAGAAGCTCGGGGTCGCGCTCACCGACCTGGCGGGCGTCTCCGGTTCGGCCAACGACGGCACGATCAGGTTCGAGCCGAACAAGGCCGTCGCCGTGCCCGGCAAGGCGGGCAAGTCGCTCGACGTCAACCGTTCGATGGTCTCGGTGCGCGACGCCTACCGCGCCCAGGTCCAGACCGGCAAGGCGGCCGTCGTCGAACTGCCCGTCGCCGCGACCGAGCCGACCATCGGCCAGGCCGAACTGGACCGGGCCATGAAGGAGTTCGCGGAGCCCGCGATGTCCGGTCTGGTGACGATCAACGCCGGCCCGAAGAAGATCGACTTCGGGCCCGCCCGGTCGCTGCCGCAGATCCTGTCCATGAAGCCGGTCGACGGCCGGCTCGTCGAGGTCTACGACAAGAAGGCCATCGACACCCTGCTGGACGGCGTCTTCGACGGCGTGATGATCACCAAGGCCGACGGTACGAAGCACCAGGTCGGCCCGGACGACGTCGCCCACGCCATGCAGGGGGCGCTGCTCGGCAAGACCAAGGCCGAGCGGACCGTCACGATCGACCTGAGCGGCGAGGGCTGATCCCGCGAGCCGCACCCGCCGGCCGCCCCCGCCCGGACCCGCGGGCGGGGGCGGCCGTGGTTCCGGCCCCGGACGCGGCGCGTACGGGGCTCCGGACGCGCCGGTGCGGGACCGTCTCCGTACCGGCTCGCGAAGAGCACCGCTGAAAGAGGAGGAACCTGTGTCCACCGAGTGGAGTGTGACGATCGACTGCGCGGACCCGGCCGCGCTCGCGAGGTTCTGGGCGCTGGCGCTCGGTTACGTGGAGAAGCCCCCGCCGGCCGGATTCGGGAGCTGGGAGGAGTGGTTCGCGCACCACGACGTCCCCGAGGACGAGTGGAACGACGGCGCGTATCTGTCCGACCCGGACGGCGCGGGGCCGGACCTGTCCTTCATGAAGGTGCCCGAACCGAAGACGGTGAAGAACCGCCTGCACCTCGATGTGCGGGCCGGTGGCGGACGCGAGGTCCCGTGGGAGACGCGGTGGCCGCGGGTCGCCGGGACGGTCGCGAAGCTGGAGGCGGCCGGCGGGACCGTACTCCGGGAGTACGCACTGCGGGGGCTCCCCGACCACGTGATGATGGCCGATCCGGAAGGCCACGAGTTCTGCGTGCTCTGACTGCCGGGGCACCGTACGGGTGCCGTCAGCCGCCGCCGAGTCCCCTCCCGGGTGTACGGGAGGGGACTCGGGTACCGCGGCGAGGGCTCGGAGGGCCCTGTGGCCGGGGCTCGGAGGTCCTACGGGAAGGACACCACCTGCGAGGGGACGGTCGACGTTCCGGACGTGGGTGATCCGCGTCCCCGCCGTTGCTGAGGCGGCAACAAGTGACGCAGGAAGGGCGGCAGTCGGGCTTCTTCGTGCCGGGATCTCCCTGCCCGCGAGTTCATCCGATGGCGGCCGCCGTCGTGCCCGCCCCCGGTATCCCGGTATTGCGCCGGACCAGGAGCGTGGTGATCATTGAGGCGCTCGTCGGCCGGTCGAGTCGGCAACCGATCCAGGGGGAACCTTCCGTGCGCAAACTCGTGTACTACATCGCCGTCACCCTCGACGGCTTCATCGCGGGGCCGGACGGCGCGGATCCCTCGGGGCCCGACGGCTTCTGGCCGATCCCCGCCGACTACGTCCGCCACCTGGCCGAGGAGTACCCGGAGACCCTGCCGGCACCCGCCAGGCAGGCCCTCGGCGTCACCGCGGAGGGCACGCACTTCGACACCGTCCTCGAAGGACGCAGGACGTACGAGGTCGGCCTCCGGGCCGGAGTCACCGACGCCTACCCGCACCTGCGGCACCTGGTGTTCTCGACCACCCTGACCGAGAGCCCCGACCCGGCCGTGGAACTGGTCGCGAGCGATCCGGTGGCGCGGGTGCGCGAGCTGAAGCAGGAGGAGGGCAAGGACCTCTGGCTCATCGGCGGCGGTGAACTGGCCGGCGCGCTCTACCCGGAGATCGACCGGCTCATCGTCAAACTGGGCCCGCTGACCATCGGTTCCGGCATCCCGATCTTCGGCCGCACGGCCGCGTTCGACCCGCGCGTCTGGCGCCTCACGGACCACACCGTCATGGAGAGCGGCGCGGCGTTCCTCACCTACGCCCGCGGCTGACGGCCTGCCGCTGACGCCCCCGCGCAGCCCCGGGGCCGGTCGCGAAACCATCCTGCCCGCCGTCGAGGGGCTCGTGGCCGGGCCCCTGCGTCCTGGCGGCTCCCTCCTGCGGGTCCATCCGTGCGCGTCACCCGGGATCGCTCTGCGTGGGACAGCAGGGGGAGGGTGCAGGACAGGCCGGGGCCGGTGGGCAGCGCCGAGCCATGCGGTCTTCCTTCCCGGCTGTTCCTCCTGATCCGTGCGGCACGCAGGGTGCCTTCATCGATGGAACCAGCCTTCTCCGCCACGGCCCGGTGGCCGGTTCACCGAGCGTCGGCCTGACGGTGCACGTCGACGGGTGCCGCCGGCCCTCCGTACTTCTTTCCGTCGTTCCAGCTGTACGGCTCCAGTTCGGGTACGCCGGCGAGACGGGTTTCCATGGGCCGTCCTTCCGGCGCTCGCCCGCACACGCGGCGTCGATCCGTCGCCCCACTTCGAGCAGCGGGACCCGTTGGAGCCGGCGAACTCCGCGTGGGCGTCGCCCGTTCGCCGGCCCGGGCTCTCGCGTACCGACCGGGGCTCCCGCCGTGCGGGACGACGTCGGTCCCGAGAAGTCACCGCGGGCAATGCGCTTTCAGGCCGGACGGCTTCGGACCCGTTCGGGACTTTCCCGCCTTGCTCCGTCCACCTGTCGCGGAGCAGATGGGGTGATTCAGGCAACATGATCCAATTTGCTTGACTCATCAACAGTAATTAGGGTTTGTGCTTGCAAACGCCGCGCCCTTAACCGGCCAAAAGCACCTGGGCGCGGGCTTCGTGCTGCCTGGTCGCCGGGACGCGGGGGTCCCGGGGGCGATCGACGTCGAGAGCGACCGGCGCCGACATGCATGCGCGTACGGCGGATGCGTCGAGCGCGGTCGAACATGAACACATTGGAGAGAAGCGTGTCCCCCAAGAAGAAGACACTCCGTCTGGCGGTTCCGGCTGTTCTGGCGGCAACGGCCGTGGTCGGACTGACTGTTCCGGCCTTCGCCGACCTCCCGGGCGCCGGATCCGGCTGGCAGCCGGTGACGTACTCGGGCGGCCAGATCCAGAGCAGCACCACGGAGGGAGAGGCGCGGGACGAGCTCAGCAACGTCCTTCACGCCTGGCACGCCGCGGACAACGACAACCTCTGGATCTCGCTCAACAACGGGCCCGCCCTCCAGCTGCCGGCCACGGCCGGATCGCCCGACCACGCCCAGTCGTCCGCCGCTCCCACGGTGATCTGGACCAAGGACGGGGGCCGCGGCAACTTCCGCATCTTCCACACGGGCAAGGACGGTCACATCTACCAGCACCGTATCCAGCTCACCACCAGCTACCAGTTGCCGGCGGCGCTGCCCAACGCCACGGAGATCACCAACAACGCGCGCACCAACACCAGCCAGCCCGTGGCCGCGGCGGCGCTCCCCAACAACTCCTACATGCTCGCCTGGAACAGCCAGTCCTCGGACGACATCTGGACGATGTACTACGACGCCGCGACCGGGAAGTTCAACCCCGCCGCCGCGGTTCCCAACGCCCGGAGCAAGGACGCGCCCACGCTGGCCGCGCAGGTGGACGACGGCAACGACCCCGCTCCCTGGAACCAGGTCGTCCTCGCCTTCGAGGGCACCGACTTCAACATGTACATGTCCCGGCAGCAGTACGGAACGTCCACCTGGACCAACCCGAAGAAGGTCGGTCCGTACACCACGCACTCGCCGTCGGTCGCCCTCACCGACAACGGCTACGGCGTGATCACCTTCCGGGACTACGACGGAACCGTCGGCAACTACCAGATCAACCGGCACGGCGACGTCATGGGCAGCTCCAAGGACGCGAGCTACGGCTGGACGAACAGCGCCCCGCTCGCCACGAGCAGCGGCCCGCTCGTCTACAACGTCATCACCGGTGGTGGCGGCGGCTACAGCGGAGTGGTCTGGAAGCAGGCTGCCGACTTCCGTGGCCTGCCCACGCCTGCCGCCCCCCAGTGGTGATTCCACGCCCCGGCGGGATGCCGGTACCGGCACGGTAGAGACCACCCGTCCGCTGCCGCACCCTCCCGCTCGGCCCTGTCCACCTCTGCGCACGGGCACTCGCTCCGGTCCCGCGCAGCGGTGACCTCGGGCGCCGGTCCGTCCCGGCGCCCGCGAACACGACGGTCCCGACATCGATGCCTGAAGCCGGTGTCGGGACCGTCGCGCATTTCCCGGGGGTGCCCGGCCCGCAGGTCCGGGACGCGGCCGGCACGCCGCAGGCGAGTCGCCCACGGCCACCGGACGAGCACGGGCCTCCCCACTCACCACACGCATCGATGCAGAAATGAGCTCACGTGAGAAGCCTCAGACCGGTTGCCGTACTGGTGTCCGGCCTATTGCTGTCCCTAGGCCTGCCGTCGCTCGCGGTGGGCCAGGCCATGGCCTCCCCGGCGAAGGCGCCCGCCGCGACTTCGGGGCCGGGTGCGGAAGGACCGGACCTCACCGGTGCCAACCGGGCCACCTCGCCCCCCGGCATGCCGGACTGGTCGCGAGCGGGCTACCGGGGCGGTTCCCCGCTTCCCGGCGACGGCGAGATGACCAGCGACGCATCCTGCCTCATCACCCCCGCACGGCTCTCGTCCGAGTACAAGGTGACCGCGGACGACGGTGCCGATGACACGACCGGCCTGCAGCGCGCCATCGACGACATCAAGAGCCAGTGCTCGCCGTCGGCCAGCTACGACCGGCTCTCGCTCATCACCCTGCCCTCCGGACGCATCGACCTCTCCCGTCAGATCTACGTGGACGCGAGCTTCCTGGTCGTCCGCGGGCAGGGCTCCGGCGACGGCGGCACGAAGCTGGTGTTCCGGCCGGACGTCAACACCCGCTACGACACGGTGGTCAACGGGCGCTGGGACCAGGACAGCATGAAGGCCGGCAGCGGCAGCGACATCGGCACGGGCGGCTGGATGTGGCCGGGCCGCGGGATGTTCCGGGTGCAGACCCGGGACGTCGCCGACCGGTACAAGGACGACTGGGCGGCCGCTGCGGCCAACCGCAAGGACATCTTCGAGGGCTCGGTCAACCAGCACTGGGCGTCGGGCGTCAAGGTCGCGGGTGCGGCGGGGGACACGGCGTACTCCGCCCGCAAGGGCAGCACGACCGTCCAGCTGATCTCGACGGCCCCCATGTCCAAGTTCGTACCGGGCGGCTACGTCTGGGTGGGCGCGGCCAACAGCGTCAAGTTCTACGAGCAACAGGGCGTCAGCGACGAGGGCATGATGGAAGACCTCCACATGCGCCAGCAGATGTTCAGGGTTCTCGACGTCGACGCCGGTGCCAGAACGATCAGGCTCGACCGTCCGCTGGAGTGGGACCTGCCGGTGGACTCCACCTCGGACGGCTCCGATGCACTGGGCGACAAGCCGTATGCGAGCAAGGTCACTCCCCTGAACGTCGTGGAGGGAGTGGGCTTCGAGAACTTCGCGTTCACCCAGGACATGAACGGCGTGCCGAAACTGGGCGGTGGGACCTACCAGCTCACCCCGGAGCAGGCAGTCCACAACTACGGCAACATAGCCCCCGAGTACGCCATGCACGGCATCGTGTACAAGTGGGCCGCCAACAGCTGGGCCCGCGGGCTCAAGGCGACCATGACCGGCTCGCACCCGATCGTCACGGAGAACGCCCTCAACCTGCAGATCGAGCGCAACAGCTTCGACGGTGCCTGGAACAAGGGCAAGGGAGGCAACGGCTACCTGCGCGGCAGCCGTGTGTGGAACTCCCTGTGGGCCTACAACCTCAGCCGCAATCTGCGCCACTTCACCTTCCAGTGGTCGGCCAGTGGGAACGTCGCCTTCCGTAACGACCTCGACTCCGACCTGAACCTCCACGGTGGCTGGGAGCACGACAACCTGTTCGAAGGGAACACCGTCAGGGTTCCGTACGAGCACCGCTCGGCCAACTGCCAGGCGAACTGCGGCGGCGAGGGCGGTGAGATCGACGAGGGCACCTGGTACCCCGTCTGGTGGGCGGCCGGGCCCAAGGCGGTCAAGTGGTCCGGTTCCTCCGGCCCGCAGAACGTCTTCTACAACAACACGCTGATCAAGCAGACCACCCCCGGCGGAGCGTTCGAGCCGTACACCCCGTACGGCGCGCAGTCCGGCACCGCGTTCCAGTTCGGTTCCAAGAACGACGAGCCCGACGAGTTCGAGTCCCTCAGCCAGGGCGGGCAGGCGATCCCCGACTGGACCGGCCGGGAAACC is drawn from Streptomyces sp. NBC_00178 and contains these coding sequences:
- a CDS encoding DUF6113 family protein, with protein sequence MSSRQRPRASSESPRTNAPPRSPAPTGMAAPPNPARIPVYVGLVVLGAAVGLAGTLVQAALFPGGLLLALAASAGLFYGGRVLTGTQLGALVPAVGWFVCVVLLLGGRPEGDYVFGEEIGLALFLLGGMAVAVMCATMSRLPFQANDTGRPGT
- the mshB gene encoding N-acetyl-1-D-myo-inositol-2-amino-2-deoxy-alpha-D-glucopyranoside deacetylase, with the translated sequence MKDLPRRRLLLVHAHPDDESINNGATMARYAAEGAHVALVTCTLGEEGEVIPPDLAHLASDRDGGLGAHRTGELAAAMRELGVTDHRFLGGPGRYRDSGMMGTEQNHRPGAFWAADPDEAAGPLVGVIRTLRPQVLVTYDPDGGYGHPDHVQAHRVAMRAAELAADPGYDAGSGAPHTIAKIYWNRVPRGVAEELFARLRETRPDAFPGIAAIDDVPGVVDDAEITTEIDGSAYAAAKTAAMRAHATQIAVDGPFFALSNDLGQPLFTTEYYQLVRGVPGGADGGREHDLFAGVPDDAAHAPGARS
- a CDS encoding dihydrofolate reductase family protein; amino-acid sequence: MRKLVYYIAVTLDGFIAGPDGADPSGPDGFWPIPADYVRHLAEEYPETLPAPARQALGVTAEGTHFDTVLEGRRTYEVGLRAGVTDAYPHLRHLVFSTTLTESPDPAVELVASDPVARVRELKQEEGKDLWLIGGGELAGALYPEIDRLIVKLGPLTIGSGIPIFGRTAAFDPRVWRLTDHTVMESGAAFLTYARG
- a CDS encoding VOC family protein, which produces MSTEWSVTIDCADPAALARFWALALGYVEKPPPAGFGSWEEWFAHHDVPEDEWNDGAYLSDPDGAGPDLSFMKVPEPKTVKNRLHLDVRAGGGREVPWETRWPRVAGTVAKLEAAGGTVLREYALRGLPDHVMMADPEGHEFCVL
- a CDS encoding S9 family peptidase is translated as MTSQKLSFPRQHARTQRFTLGAPRAFTVSPDGTRVMFLRSASGTDRANRLMVLDTGTGEERVAADPSALLGGSAEKLSPQERARRERTREGSAGIVGYAVDDAAELAAFTLSGRAYVAELRAGTARALPVPGPVIDPRPSPDGRHVAYVVRGALRVVGAQGESDRVLAEPEDAHTSYGLAEFVAAEEMSRYRGFWWSPDSDRLLVARVDDSAVQRWWIADPAHPGSRPAEVGYPAAGTANAEVTLFVTDLEGNRTEVVWDRSRFPYLARVHWSSNGAPLLLVQARDQRSQLHLAVDPESGATRTVHVDEDDIWLDLFAGVPAWAPDGRLVRIADEAGARVLAVGDRLLTGDRLHIQAVLDIGESDILVQATAGEGAADPETGQSHVYRVNELGVERVSEGAGVHSAVRSGRITVLVSASLEHPGTAVRVLGDGRRIATVANLAQEPVLSARVHLTEGGARRIPCAVLLPSGYTDSDGPLPVLMDPYGGPHGRRVVAAHNPHLTSQWFADQGFAVVVADGRGAPGRSPGWEKAVRDDFTLTLDDQVEALHALAERFPLDLSKVAVRGWSFGGYLSALAVLRRPDVFHAAVVGAPVADWRLYDTHYTERCLGDPAAQPEVYARSSLVTDEGLSEPAGPARPMMIVHGLADDNVVVAHALRLSSALLSAGRPHEVLPLSGVTHMTPQEQVAENLLLLQVDFLRRSLGLPRA